A genome region from Fodinibius salicampi includes the following:
- a CDS encoding PTS sugar transporter subunit IIA has translation MNLVNFRMNIFSLLDTETVIPNLEAQNKVEILDKLVSTLESKIPADKVEKILTAVKEREEIMSTGVGKGLAIPHGKTSAIEQTYAAFAVLKEPVEYEAIDQKPVKMVFLLVGPQSSNSLHIKMLSRISRLMNNSDFRTRLLNCTSAEDIIQQFQSEESMTLSG, from the coding sequence ATGAATTTAGTCAATTTTCGCATGAATATTTTCAGCTTGTTAGATACAGAGACTGTTATACCGAACTTAGAAGCCCAGAATAAGGTTGAGATATTGGACAAGCTGGTTTCTACGTTGGAGAGTAAAATTCCAGCCGATAAAGTAGAAAAGATATTAACAGCAGTAAAAGAGAGAGAAGAAATTATGTCCACAGGTGTGGGTAAAGGATTGGCTATTCCTCATGGAAAAACATCCGCAATTGAGCAGACCTACGCTGCTTTTGCTGTTTTGAAAGAACCTGTTGAGTATGAGGCGATTGATCAAAAACCTGTAAAAATGGTTTTTTTGCTGGTGGGTCCACAGTCAAGCAACAGCCTGCATATCAAAATGCTAAGTCGTATTTCTCGTTTAATGAATAATAGCGATTTTAGGACTCGCCTGCTTAACTGTACCTCAGCCGAAGATATTATCCAACAGTTTCAAAGTGAAGAGTCTATGACGCTCAGCGGATAA